The Halopseudomonas sabulinigri genome window below encodes:
- a CDS encoding LLM class flavin-dependent oxidoreductase, with product MTTSAIKLSILDLCSVSEGATPADALHNALALAQVAEAEGYNRFWVAEHHNMTGIASAATSVVMGYLAAGTRAIRIGSGGIMLPNHAPLQIAEQFGTLESLYPGRIDLGLGRAPGTDQSTAQALRRGRTDGEDFPLMLEELRKLFATPEPGQRLRAVPGAGLNVPIWLLGSSTFSAQLAGRLGLPFAFAGQFSPDYLFSALRLYREHFTPSEQLSEPYAMLGINAYLADDREQAHYLATSHQQAFLNLIRGRPGQLPAPVHSMENLWQAHERHQVMSTLSGSLIGDPQAAGEQLEQLLERTGVNELIVNSPIVDQSARQHSYRLLMQLNRQR from the coding sequence ACCTCGGCCATAAAGCTGTCCATACTGGATCTGTGCTCTGTCAGCGAAGGTGCCACCCCGGCAGATGCACTGCACAACGCCCTGGCTCTGGCGCAGGTGGCCGAAGCCGAGGGCTATAACCGCTTCTGGGTCGCCGAACACCACAACATGACCGGCATCGCCAGCGCCGCCACCTCGGTGGTGATGGGCTATCTGGCTGCTGGCACCCGGGCAATCCGGATCGGCTCGGGCGGCATCATGCTACCCAACCACGCGCCACTGCAGATCGCCGAACAGTTCGGCACCCTGGAGTCACTCTACCCCGGGCGCATTGATCTGGGCCTTGGCCGCGCGCCCGGCACCGACCAGTCGACTGCGCAAGCCCTGCGCCGCGGGCGCACCGACGGTGAAGACTTCCCGTTGATGCTCGAGGAATTACGCAAGCTCTTCGCCACCCCGGAACCCGGCCAACGCCTGCGCGCCGTGCCCGGCGCCGGCCTCAACGTGCCCATCTGGCTGCTCGGCTCCAGCACCTTCAGCGCCCAGCTGGCCGGACGCCTGGGCCTGCCCTTCGCCTTCGCTGGCCAGTTCTCGCCCGACTACCTGTTCAGTGCCCTGCGCCTGTACCGCGAGCACTTCACCCCCTCGGAGCAACTGAGCGAGCCCTACGCCATGCTGGGCATCAACGCCTACCTGGCCGACGACCGCGAACAGGCACACTACCTTGCCACCTCACACCAGCAGGCCTTCCTCAACCTCATTCGCGGCCGGCCAGGACAGCTGCCCGCCCCGGTACACTCGATGGAAAACCTCTGGCAGGCACATGAACGGCATCAGGTCATGTCGACTCTGTCAGGCAGCTTGATTGGCGACCCGCAAGCCGCCGGCGAACAGCTTGAGCAACTGCTGGAGCGCACGGGCGTGAATGAACTGATCGTCAACAGCCCGATAGTCGATCAAAGCGCCAGGCAGCACAGCTACCGTCTATTGATGCAGCTCAACCGGCAGCGCTAG
- the moaC gene encoding cyclic pyranopterin monophosphate synthase MoaC: MLTHLDAQGRANMVDVTDKAVTSREALAESLVRMRPQTFELIQSGGHPKGDVLAVARIAGIQAAKKTADLIPLCHPLMLTSVKVELLLEAPDAVRIQARCKLAGQTGVEMEALTAASVAALTLYDMCKAVDKGMVIEATRLLNKSGGKSGDYKAAVAP, translated from the coding sequence ATGCTGACTCATCTGGATGCACAAGGTCGCGCCAATATGGTCGATGTGACCGACAAGGCCGTGACCTCGCGCGAGGCCCTCGCCGAATCACTGGTGCGCATGCGCCCGCAAACCTTTGAGCTGATCCAATCTGGCGGGCACCCCAAGGGAGACGTTCTGGCGGTGGCGCGGATTGCCGGTATCCAGGCGGCAAAGAAAACGGCTGACCTCATTCCTCTGTGCCACCCGCTGATGCTGACCAGCGTCAAGGTAGAGCTGTTGCTGGAGGCGCCCGATGCAGTGCGCATTCAGGCGCGCTGCAAGCTGGCCGGGCAGACCGGCGTGGAGATGGAGGCACTGACCGCGGCCAGCGTGGCCGCGCTCACGCTCTACGACATGTGCAAGGCGGTCGACAAGGGCATGGTGATTGAAGCCACACGGCTGTTAAACAAGTCGGGCGGTAAGAGCGGTGATTACAAGGCTGCGGTGGCGCCATGA
- the moaA gene encoding GTP 3',8-cyclase MoaA, producing MTQGRLQDGQGRRIEYLRLSVTDRCDFRCVYCMAEDMTFLPRAQILSLEELERIARLFVAQGVSKIRLTGGEPLVRRGIVELCARLSQLPGLHELVMTTNGSQLERLAKPLAEAGVKRLNISLDSLQADKFKAITRTGELGQVLSGIEAARTAGFERIKLNVVVMKGRNHDEVTTLTDFALQRGLDITFIEEMPLGDVGRERGEAFCSSAEVREMISRQHRLIDSDESSGGPARYLRVEGYPASRIGFISPHSHNFCDTCNRVRLTTEGRLLLCLGHENALDMRDLVRRHPDNDEPIREALERALHHKPARHEFAVDGEVQVLRFMNATGG from the coding sequence ATGACACAGGGTCGACTACAGGACGGTCAGGGACGCCGCATAGAGTATTTGCGCCTCTCGGTAACCGACAGGTGCGACTTTCGCTGTGTCTACTGCATGGCCGAAGACATGACCTTTCTGCCGCGTGCGCAGATTCTCAGTCTTGAAGAGCTGGAGCGCATTGCCCGGCTGTTTGTAGCGCAGGGCGTTAGCAAGATTCGTCTGACCGGTGGCGAGCCGCTGGTGCGCCGCGGCATCGTCGAGTTGTGTGCCCGCCTGAGTCAGCTGCCAGGGCTGCATGAGCTGGTCATGACCACCAACGGCTCGCAGCTCGAACGCCTGGCCAAGCCGCTGGCTGAGGCGGGCGTCAAGCGCCTGAATATCAGTCTGGATAGTCTGCAGGCAGACAAATTCAAGGCAATCACCCGCACCGGCGAACTGGGCCAGGTGCTCAGCGGTATCGAGGCAGCGCGCACCGCGGGCTTCGAGCGTATCAAGCTGAACGTGGTGGTGATGAAGGGACGCAATCACGATGAAGTAACCACGCTGACCGATTTTGCCCTGCAGCGTGGGCTGGACATTACCTTTATTGAAGAGATGCCGCTGGGCGACGTTGGCCGCGAGCGCGGCGAGGCTTTTTGTTCCAGCGCCGAGGTGCGCGAGATGATCAGCCGGCAGCATCGTCTGATCGATAGCGATGAGTCCAGTGGTGGGCCGGCGCGCTATCTGCGCGTTGAGGGCTATCCCGCCAGCCGCATCGGCTTTATCTCACCGCATTCTCACAATTTCTGCGATACCTGCAACCGTGTGCGCCTGACCACTGAAGGCCGCCTGCTGCTGTGTTTGGGCCACGAGAACGCACTGGACATGCGTGACCTGGTACGCCGCCACCCTGATAACGACGAGCCGATCCGCGAAGCCCTGGAGCGCGCCCTGCATCACAAACCGGCACGCCATGAGTTTGCCGTTGACGGCGAAGTGCAGGTGCTGCGTTTCATGAACGCCACCGGCGGCTGA
- a CDS encoding MoaD/ThiS family protein, producing the protein MISLQFFARYREQLGCSAEQLAWDGELRTLEDVRQRLLARGEPWQVLAEPRIMCARNQEMCGLDSAIADGDELAFFPPVTGG; encoded by the coding sequence ATGATCAGCCTGCAGTTTTTTGCCCGCTACCGTGAGCAGCTTGGCTGCAGCGCAGAACAGCTTGCCTGGGACGGCGAGTTGCGCACGTTGGAGGATGTGCGTCAGCGTTTGCTGGCGCGCGGCGAGCCGTGGCAGGTGCTGGCCGAGCCGCGCATCATGTGCGCGCGCAATCAGGAAATGTGTGGGCTCGATAGTGCTATCGCCGATGGCGATGAGCTGGCGTTCTTTCCGCCGGTGACCGGAGGCTGA
- a CDS encoding methyl-accepting chemotaxis protein, which produces MAAQLSFNQKIVSAACVVVIAAFAAFSVYNDYLQRKTLQDNLETYLADAGSLTAENISNWLSGRILLLENLAANSQSEAPDRLVPLLEQRTLAQTFDFSYLGSATGEFTMRPESEMPADYDPRTRPWFKDAKTAGKTILTAPYVDAATGALIMTIATPAGSGVVGGDLNLKVISNIINALDFNGLGYAFLVSRDGSILVHPDSALQMKTLQDIYPQNTPQISSGLSEAELNGEARLLTFVPVSGLPGVEWYVGLSVDRDKAFASLTSFRVSALIAAVIALVLIVFLLSVLMRYLLRPLTSLGLALDNIAKGEGDLTRRLPITSNDEFGRLAGAFNQFVERIHDSISQVAQTSSELNDVALRVVDASNANMASSDQQAARTNSVAAAINELGAAAQEIARNAADASNQASQARDGAEQGSEVVSKTIVAMQELSSKISESSQTIQQLSHKTADIGRILEVIQGISEQTNLLALNAAIEAARAGEAGRGFAVVADEVRNLAHRTQSSAQEIQVMIEGLRSDAGSAVTLMSDSQEYSQHSVSVAGQAGERLQQITLGIGEIDNMNQSVATATEEQTSVIESLNVDITDINMLNQEGVDNLQATLRACTSLEQQVARLRQLVGSFRI; this is translated from the coding sequence GTGGCCGCACAACTCAGTTTCAACCAGAAAATTGTCAGTGCTGCGTGCGTGGTGGTCATCGCCGCCTTCGCCGCGTTTTCCGTCTATAACGATTATCTGCAGCGCAAGACCCTGCAGGATAACCTCGAGACCTACCTTGCCGATGCCGGCAGTTTAACCGCGGAGAACATCAGCAACTGGTTGTCCGGGCGTATTCTGCTGCTGGAAAACCTGGCCGCCAATTCGCAAAGCGAAGCGCCGGATCGCCTGGTGCCGCTACTGGAGCAGCGCACGCTGGCGCAGACTTTCGACTTCAGTTACCTGGGGAGCGCCACGGGTGAGTTCACCATGCGCCCCGAGTCGGAGATGCCGGCTGATTACGATCCACGCACCCGGCCCTGGTTCAAGGATGCGAAAACCGCAGGCAAGACCATTCTCACCGCGCCCTACGTGGATGCAGCCACCGGCGCGCTGATCATGACAATCGCCACCCCTGCCGGCAGTGGGGTGGTTGGCGGTGACCTCAACCTCAAGGTCATCTCGAATATCATCAATGCGCTGGACTTCAATGGCCTGGGCTACGCGTTTCTGGTCAGTCGCGACGGGAGCATTCTGGTGCATCCCGACAGCGCGTTGCAGATGAAGACCCTGCAGGACATTTACCCGCAAAACACTCCGCAGATCAGCAGTGGATTGAGCGAGGCCGAATTGAACGGCGAGGCACGCTTGTTGACATTCGTGCCGGTCAGCGGCCTGCCGGGCGTGGAGTGGTATGTGGGGCTGTCAGTGGATCGTGACAAGGCCTTTGCCAGCCTGACCAGTTTCCGTGTTTCCGCCTTGATTGCGGCGGTGATTGCGCTGGTGCTTATCGTGTTCCTGCTCAGTGTGTTGATGCGCTACCTGTTGCGCCCCCTGACCTCGTTGGGGTTGGCGCTGGATAACATCGCCAAGGGTGAAGGCGACCTGACCCGCCGCTTGCCGATAACCAGCAATGACGAGTTCGGCCGGTTGGCCGGCGCCTTCAATCAGTTTGTGGAGCGGATCCACGACTCTATCAGTCAGGTGGCGCAGACCAGCAGTGAATTGAATGATGTGGCGCTGCGCGTGGTAGACGCTTCCAATGCCAACATGGCGAGCTCCGATCAGCAGGCGGCGCGCACCAACAGCGTCGCCGCAGCGATCAACGAACTGGGCGCGGCGGCGCAGGAGATTGCGCGCAATGCCGCTGATGCATCCAATCAGGCCAGTCAGGCGCGCGACGGCGCCGAGCAGGGCAGTGAGGTGGTGAGCAAGACCATCGTGGCGATGCAGGAGTTGTCGAGCAAGATCAGCGAGTCCAGCCAGACCATTCAGCAGTTGAGCCACAAAACGGCGGATATTGGCCGCATTCTCGAGGTGATTCAGGGGATATCCGAACAGACCAACCTGCTGGCGCTGAATGCCGCGATTGAGGCGGCCCGCGCCGGTGAAGCCGGCCGCGGCTTTGCCGTGGTCGCCGATGAAGTGCGCAATCTGGCGCATCGCACCCAGAGCTCGGCGCAGGAAATTCAGGTGATGATCGAAGGCCTGCGTTCCGACGCCGGCTCTGCCGTGACGCTGATGAGCGACAGTCAGGAGTACAGCCAGCACAGCGTCTCGGTAGCCGGGCAGGCGGGCGAGCGGCTACAGCAGATTACCCTGGGCATTGGCGAAATCGACAATATGAACCAATCGGTGGCGACCGCGACCGAGGAGCAGACCTCGGTAATCGAAAGCCTGAACGTGGATATTACCGACATCAACATGCTCAACCAGGAGGGCGTCGACAACCTGCAAGCGACCTTGCGCGCTTGTACCTCGCTGGAACAACAGGTGGCGCGCCTGCGGCAGTTGGTCGGTAGCTTCCGGATCTAG
- the ahpC gene encoding alkyl hydroperoxide reductase subunit C, with protein sequence MSVINTEIKPFKAQAFKNGEFFEVTDADVKGKWAIFFFYPADFTFVCPTELGDVADYYDELQGMGVEVYSVSTDTHFTHKAWHDASETIAKIKYTMIGDPTGTITRNFDNMREDMGLADRGTFIIDPQGIIQAVEVTSEGIGRNAEDLVRKVKAAQYIAAHPGEVCPAKWKEGEATLAPSLDLVGKI encoded by the coding sequence ATGTCAGTTATCAATACCGAAATCAAACCTTTCAAGGCCCAGGCATTCAAGAACGGCGAATTCTTTGAAGTTACCGACGCCGACGTAAAAGGCAAGTGGGCGATCTTCTTCTTCTACCCCGCTGACTTCACCTTCGTTTGCCCCACCGAGCTGGGCGACGTTGCTGATTACTACGACGAGCTGCAAGGCATGGGCGTTGAAGTCTACTCTGTGTCTACCGACACTCACTTCACCCACAAAGCCTGGCACGATGCTTCCGAGACCATCGCGAAGATCAAGTACACCATGATCGGCGATCCGACTGGCACCATCACCCGCAACTTCGACAACATGCGCGAAGACATGGGTCTGGCTGACCGCGGTACCTTCATCATCGATCCGCAGGGCATCATCCAGGCGGTTGAAGTGACCAGCGAAGGCATCGGCCGTAACGCTGAAGACCTGGTTCGCAAGGTCAAGGCGGCTCAGTACATTGCTGCTCACCCAGGCGAAGTCTGCCCGGCCAAGTGGAAAGAAGGCGAAGCCACTTTGGCTCCTTCTCTCGACCTGGTAGGCAAGATCTAA
- the hemN gene encoding oxygen-independent coproporphyrinogen III oxidase: MLSSIRWDADLIRRYDHAGPRYTSYPTAVQFHDGIRPTEFLHALDDSRQQQRGLSLYVHIPFCANICYYCACNKVITKDRSRAREYLAALQREIELVSRHTGPQQRVEQLHFGGGTPTFLSHAELRELMACLREHFVLHDDDGGDYSIEIDPREADWATMGLLRELGFNRVSFGVQDLDAEVQLAVNRLQSPEQTQTVMDAARTLAYRSINIDLIYGLPKQTPERFARTVYAIIALKPDRLSVFNYAHLPERFMPQRRINSADLPSPADKLRMFENSVQQLLAAGYRYIGMDHFALPDDSLSIAQDNGELQRNFQGYTTHGHCDLIGLGVSSISQIGDLYSQNTSDLKRYQQSLQADELATCRGLVCHTDDHIRRAVIAQLICHCKLSFASIERRFGIDFHDYFADCLPMLEQMARDGLILLTPRSIRVQPAGRLLIRSICMLFDAYQSEQSTQRFSRII; encoded by the coding sequence ATGCTTAGCTCTATTCGTTGGGACGCAGACCTGATTCGTCGCTACGACCACGCCGGTCCGCGTTACACCTCCTATCCAACGGCAGTGCAGTTCCACGATGGCATACGGCCGACCGAATTTCTGCATGCCCTGGATGATAGCCGCCAGCAGCAACGCGGCCTCTCGCTGTATGTGCACATCCCGTTCTGCGCCAACATCTGCTATTACTGCGCCTGCAATAAGGTGATCACCAAGGACCGCAGCCGCGCCCGTGAGTATCTGGCGGCGCTGCAGCGCGAGATAGAGCTGGTAAGCCGCCATACCGGCCCGCAGCAGCGGGTTGAACAGCTGCACTTCGGCGGCGGTACCCCGACCTTTCTCAGCCACGCCGAACTGCGCGAGCTGATGGCCTGCCTGCGTGAACACTTTGTATTGCACGACGACGATGGCGGTGACTACAGCATCGAGATAGATCCGCGTGAGGCCGACTGGGCCACCATGGGATTGTTGCGTGAGCTGGGCTTTAACCGCGTCAGCTTTGGCGTGCAGGATCTGGACGCCGAGGTGCAACTGGCGGTCAATCGCCTGCAAAGTCCAGAGCAAACCCAGACGGTCATGGACGCTGCGCGTACATTGGCTTATCGCTCGATCAATATCGACCTGATCTACGGCCTGCCAAAACAGACGCCGGAACGGTTTGCGCGCACGGTCTATGCCATCATTGCGCTCAAGCCGGATCGTCTGTCGGTATTCAATTACGCCCATCTGCCAGAACGCTTCATGCCGCAGCGGCGCATCAACAGCGCCGACTTGCCATCCCCGGCAGACAAGTTGCGCATGTTCGAGAACAGCGTGCAGCAACTCCTGGCCGCGGGATACCGCTACATTGGTATGGATCACTTTGCGCTGCCCGATGACAGCCTGAGCATCGCCCAGGACAACGGCGAGCTGCAGCGCAACTTTCAGGGTTACACCACTCACGGCCACTGTGATCTGATTGGGCTCGGGGTGTCTTCGATCAGCCAGATCGGTGATCTTTACAGTCAGAACACCAGTGATCTGAAGCGCTATCAACAGAGCCTGCAGGCAGACGAACTGGCGACCTGCCGCGGACTGGTCTGCCATACCGACGACCATATTCGGCGCGCGGTGATCGCGCAGCTCATTTGCCATTGCAAGTTGTCGTTTGCCAGCATCGAGCGGCGCTTTGGCATCGACTTTCATGACTACTTCGCCGACTGTCTGCCCATGCTGGAGCAGATGGCCCGTGACGGGCTGATTCTACTGACGCCCCGCAGCATCCGCGTGCAGCCAGCCGGGCGCTTGTTGATCCGCTCGATCTGCATGCTGTTTGATGCCTATCAGAGCGAGCAGAGTACGCAACGTTTCTCGCGCATCATCTGA
- a CDS encoding DUF6515 family protein produces the protein MHTIFSHKPQRLALLLAAVLLGSTAVMAAPGGQDRHENAGPGTHQQSQHNNPHNSPQPLHEPGRQQQSAPARAPAQPQMRPGNKVAQLPSGYRQIHHRESDYYYARGAWYRPQGAGFIIVMPPIGLSIPVLPGGYITVIIGGRPYYRYNDIYYVQRGTSYVVVDAPSEDQAGTASQDELYIYPANNQSAAQQSKDRYECHQWGNSQTGYNPTQAYGGVAASETATARANYQRAMTACLEARGYTVR, from the coding sequence ATGCACACTATCTTCTCGCACAAACCCCAACGATTGGCCTTGTTGCTAGCCGCGGTCCTGCTCGGCAGCACAGCAGTAATGGCAGCACCGGGCGGACAGGACCGGCATGAAAACGCAGGTCCGGGCACTCACCAGCAAAGCCAGCACAATAATCCGCACAACAGCCCTCAGCCGTTACACGAGCCCGGTCGGCAGCAGCAGAGCGCGCCGGCCAGAGCTCCGGCACAGCCACAAATGCGTCCCGGCAACAAAGTTGCGCAACTACCGAGCGGCTACCGGCAGATTCACCACCGTGAAAGCGATTACTATTACGCTCGGGGCGCCTGGTATCGCCCGCAAGGCGCTGGATTCATTATCGTTATGCCACCCATAGGGCTGTCGATTCCGGTGCTACCTGGCGGTTACATCACCGTCATCATCGGCGGGCGTCCCTATTACCGCTACAACGATATTTATTACGTACAGCGCGGCACCAGCTATGTGGTGGTCGATGCGCCAAGCGAGGATCAGGCCGGCACTGCCTCCCAGGACGAGCTGTATATCTACCCCGCAAATAACCAGTCCGCCGCGCAGCAATCCAAGGATCGCTACGAGTGCCACCAATGGGGCAACAGTCAAACCGGATACAACCCAACCCAGGCCTATGGCGGTGTCGCTGCCAGCGAGACAGCTACCGCACGGGCCAATTATCAGCGCGCCATGACCGCCTGCCTGGAGGCACGAGGCTATACCGTTCGCTGA
- the bfr gene encoding bacterioferritin has translation MKGHPDVVNCLIELLRGELGARDQYFLHSRLYEDFGYSKLYERINHEMEEETQHADAILKRILFLEGKPDMRPHAITPGFTVQEMLESDLKLEYEVRENLAKAIALCEKVGDYPSREMLEVQLKDTEEDHAYWLEQQLRLIKMVGEKNYLQSQM, from the coding sequence ATGAAAGGCCATCCAGACGTTGTTAATTGCCTGATCGAACTGCTGCGCGGTGAGCTTGGCGCGCGCGATCAGTACTTTCTGCATTCGCGCCTGTATGAAGACTTTGGCTACAGCAAGCTGTACGAGCGCATCAACCACGAGATGGAAGAGGAAACCCAGCACGCCGATGCCATCCTCAAGCGCATCCTGTTCCTCGAAGGCAAGCCGGACATGCGCCCTCATGCGATCACCCCCGGCTTTACCGTGCAGGAGATGCTGGAGTCGGATCTGAAGCTGGAATACGAAGTGCGCGAGAACCTGGCCAAGGCCATCGCCCTGTGCGAGAAGGTCGGTGACTACCCCAGCCGTGAGATGCTCGAAGTGCAGCTCAAGGATACCGAAGAAGACCACGCCTACTGGCTTGAACAGCAGCTGCGCCTGATCAAGATGGTTGGCGAGAAGAATTACCTGCAGTCGCAGATGTAA
- the moaE gene encoding molybdopterin synthase catalytic subunit MoaE has product MRIVVQEAVFDPGEWLNRLHGDNRGTGAVTGFVGYVRDYNDGKDVAGMWLEHYPGMTEKALQTIAEQAAARWALLDVQLIHRVGQLEPGEPIVFVGAASAHRQDAFAATEFIMDYLKTRAPFWKRETTPQGERWVEARDSDEQALSRWSES; this is encoded by the coding sequence ATGCGCATTGTGGTGCAGGAGGCCGTGTTTGATCCCGGCGAATGGCTCAACCGGCTGCACGGCGACAACCGCGGCACCGGTGCGGTAACCGGCTTTGTTGGGTACGTGCGCGACTACAACGACGGCAAGGACGTCGCCGGTATGTGGCTGGAGCATTATCCCGGCATGACCGAAAAAGCCCTCCAGACGATTGCCGAGCAGGCTGCGGCGCGCTGGGCGCTGCTGGATGTGCAGTTGATTCATCGGGTCGGGCAGCTGGAACCCGGAGAGCCGATCGTGTTTGTGGGGGCTGCTTCAGCGCACCGGCAGGACGCCTTTGCGGCGACCGAATTCATCATGGATTACCTGAAAACCCGTGCGCCGTTCTGGAAGCGGGAGACCACGCCGCAGGGCGAGCGTTGGGTCGAGGCGCGAGATAGCGATGAACAGGCACTGTCGCGCTGGTCCGAGTCCTGA
- the ahpF gene encoding alkyl hydroperoxide reductase subunit F: protein MLDANLKKQLDTYLQNIVNPIEISVSVDDSPKGKELHELAVEIAEMSSKIGLVAADDKRTPSMGVGPSGQPSRVRFAGIPMGHEFTSLVLALLQSGGHPSKADPALLDQIRHLEGEFHFETYISLSCQNCPDVVQALNLMATLNPNITHVMIDGALFQDEVDARQIMAVPSVYLNGEHFGQGRMTLPEIVNKVDSGASKRRAAELNEKKPYDVLIVGGGPAAASAAIYAARKGIRTGIVAERFGGQVLDTVGIENFISVPYTEGPKLVASLEQHVKEYDVDLITEQTAAKLTTGDYVQIALESGATLESRAVILATGARWREMNVPGEQEYRGKGVAYCPHCDGPLFKGKRVAVIGGGNSGIEAAIDLAGIVEHVTVLEFADTLRADEVLQRKARSMRNIDIIKSAQTTEVRGDGNKVVGLTYKDRTTEELKQVDVAGIFVQIGLVPNTEWLKDSELSLTRFGEIEIDARGATNIPGVFAAGDVTTVPFKQIIVAMGAGSTASLAAFDHLIRTPDPAAAKEEAVSA, encoded by the coding sequence ATGTTGGACGCCAATCTGAAGAAACAACTGGACACGTACCTGCAGAACATCGTTAACCCGATTGAAATCAGCGTGTCCGTCGATGACAGCCCAAAGGGCAAAGAATTACACGAACTCGCGGTCGAAATCGCCGAAATGTCGAGCAAGATAGGCCTGGTAGCCGCTGACGACAAACGCACGCCCAGCATGGGCGTTGGCCCCAGTGGCCAGCCGTCGCGCGTGCGCTTCGCCGGTATCCCGATGGGCCACGAGTTCACCTCACTGGTACTGGCGCTGCTGCAGTCCGGTGGCCACCCCTCCAAGGCCGATCCGGCGCTGCTTGACCAGATCCGTCACCTGGAAGGTGAGTTTCACTTCGAGACCTATATTTCGCTGTCATGCCAGAACTGCCCCGATGTGGTTCAGGCGCTGAACCTGATGGCGACCCTGAATCCCAACATCACTCACGTGATGATTGACGGCGCCCTGTTCCAGGATGAAGTCGATGCGCGCCAGATCATGGCAGTACCGTCGGTTTACCTGAACGGCGAGCATTTTGGTCAGGGCCGCATGACGCTGCCCGAAATCGTCAACAAGGTCGACAGTGGAGCTTCCAAGCGCCGCGCCGCCGAGCTGAACGAGAAGAAGCCCTACGACGTGCTCATCGTTGGCGGCGGCCCGGCTGCCGCTTCGGCCGCGATCTACGCCGCACGCAAGGGCATTCGCACCGGTATCGTGGCTGAACGCTTTGGCGGTCAGGTGCTCGATACCGTGGGTATCGAGAACTTCATCTCCGTGCCGTACACCGAAGGCCCCAAGCTGGTCGCCAGCCTGGAACAGCACGTGAAAGAGTATGACGTCGATCTGATCACCGAGCAGACTGCCGCCAAGCTGACCACTGGTGATTACGTGCAGATCGCACTGGAAAGCGGCGCCACACTGGAGAGCCGCGCCGTGATTCTGGCCACCGGTGCACGCTGGAGAGAAATGAACGTGCCTGGCGAGCAGGAGTACCGCGGCAAGGGCGTGGCGTACTGCCCGCACTGTGACGGCCCGCTGTTCAAGGGAAAACGGGTGGCGGTCATCGGTGGCGGCAACTCGGGTATCGAAGCAGCCATCGATCTGGCCGGTATTGTCGAGCACGTTACCGTGCTGGAGTTTGCCGACACCCTGCGCGCCGATGAAGTACTGCAGCGCAAGGCACGTTCGATGCGCAACATCGACATCATCAAGAGCGCGCAAACCACCGAAGTACGCGGCGACGGCAACAAAGTGGTTGGCCTGACCTACAAGGACCGCACCACCGAAGAGCTGAAGCAGGTCGATGTGGCGGGTATCTTCGTGCAGATAGGTCTGGTGCCCAACACCGAGTGGCTGAAAGACAGCGAGCTGAGCCTGACCCGCTTTGGCGAGATCGAGATTGACGCACGCGGCGCCACCAACATTCCCGGCGTGTTTGCCGCCGGCGATGTCACCACGGTCCCGTTCAAGCAGATCATCGTCGCCATGGGTGCCGGCTCGACCGCGTCACTGGCAGCGTTCGACCACCTGATCCGCACGCCTGACCCGGCAGCGGCCAAGGAAGAAGCCGTCAGCGCCTGA